atatatatatatgtatttACATTTTCTGTACATAGTCTATAAACAAGTAAAGGCAACAACTGGACAAGAGCATTATTTTAGACCGCCTCTCTTGATGAGGAAATCCTTTGCCTCGTTGATTTTGGTCGCCAAGTAAGGAGAACCGCCTTTATCAGGATGGTTCAACAACATGATTCGTCTGTGGTTGTCCTTCAGCTTCTTTATGTTGAGGTTGGATTCCTTTAAATCGAGAATACGAAGTGCCTCTCTGGCATTCATCTTTGGGTCAAAGCCGCCTTTGACAAACTTCCCCGAGGAGGACCCCGAAAACTTCTTGTACATTCCTGCAAGGACATATGCAGTGGCAAAGCAGCCGGCGAACGTTATCCAAGGATGCTCAGATGTGTACTGCTTTGTCTGCTGTAGGTACGCTTCAATTTGGTCATTGACACTACGTGGCGCAGTGGCTGGTTGTGTGGCGTTCTCTGTATTGGACATGATACGATCTATGGCTTCTACTCGAGACTCTCCTGTTGTTTTCTCCGCCGTACTGTGTTTGGCACTGTTGTGCTAG
The Pichia kudriavzevii chromosome 2, complete sequence DNA segment above includes these coding regions:
- a CDS encoding uncharacterized protein (PKUD0B05310; similar to Saccharomyces cerevisiae YLR008C (PAM18); ancestral locus Anc_5.232), translated to MSNTENATQPATAPRSVNDQIEAYLQQTKQYTSEHPWITFAGCFATAYVLAGMYKKFSGSSSGKFVKGGFDPKMNAREALRILDLKESNLNIKKLKDNHRRIMLLNHPDKGGSPYLATKINEAKDFLIKRGGLK